Genomic segment of Mucilaginibacter sabulilitoris:
GGAATAAGTTAACAGGACTTTCGTGGAACTCATAATTGCATATGATGAGTGTGTCTATGCTTGACTTGATATCCATTGCGCTGGTATCGCATAGAATCTTTATACCTGCTCCGGTGGTAACTTTTTTATCTGCCGTGGGTGCAGCAATTTGAACTTCATACTCATCGTTCGACCCTGAATCTTTGAGAAATATGTTGGTAGTGGTAAATACATCAGAAGGACCCACAAAATCCATAAGCATACGACCTGTCATCGCAACGATTACGACCTTTTTTTTCTGCTTTGTATGATCGGATATTAAAACCTCATCTTTCATGACAACAAATTTACGAGTTGATTTAGTTGTCTCAAAGGACATAAATAGCGCACTTTAGGCCATTTTGAGTTTTTTATAATTATTCTTCATTCAAAGAAATATAAATAAATAAATATTTGATTATCAAATATTTAAAATCATAAACTAAATAATGTTGTGTCGAAAAACACCTCAGTTTGCTCCGTCGAAAACTTAACATTTAAAGATTCGCGACCACTTGGAATTAGAAATTCCAGCAAAACATAAATAACTTTGCCCCATACTAATCGGTATGGAAATGTCCAAAGCAGAGTTAACCAGGATTGAAATTCTTAGAAAAGCCTTTGACTTGATTTATCAAAAAGGGTATCAGGCGACGAGCATTGATGAAATACTGGCAACATTGCAGGTAACGAAAGGAGCATTTTATTACCATTTCAAAAGTAAGGAAGAAATGGGCATTGCGCTTATTTCGGATGTCATGCACAAGGAGCTTTGGCCTGCCGTAAAAAAATCTATCGGTACTACCAAAGATTTTAGAAAAAACCTTTATAAGATGCTGAAAGACCTTCTTATTGATCATCCTGTTCTGAATAGCGAATATGGTTGTCCTTCGGTAAACCTTATCCAGGAAATGGCACCGTTAAATGAACGTTTTCGTAAAACACTTAAAAAGAATTTAAGTGAATGGCAGAAACTTATCGAGGATGAAATCGTCAGGGCTCAGGGTGCAGGTCAATTAAGTGCAGATCATGATCCACGGAATATTGCCTTATATGTGATCACTTTATACCATGGTGCCCGGAACATGGGCAAAGTGCTTGGCAAGTCTTATTATGCTACTTTTTTGAAAGAGTATGACAAATATCTTCACTCGTTAAAATAACAGGCATATGCTAACATTTCTATCATGACCATTCAAATATCCTGTCCAAAAACATACTATGTGGTATGTTATTTTACTTTCTCTGATCACTTGACTATGCTATCCTTTGATAACTATTTTAAATACTTATCACTTGAACCGAATACGCTAATGAAACCGACTATTACCACCATATTTTTAAATTAATGCCACAAAGAAATTATAAACCGCTTATATGGGTGCTCACCATCGCTATCAATGGTTTGATAACGCTTGCCTTTTTCCTGCCTAAAATCTCTTCATTTAAGGGGCATGATTTTTCAAAGCTGCCGCTCCTTAACGCTATTTTAAACGGTTTAACCTTTCTTGCATTAATGATTGCGCTATACGCAATACGCCGGAAAAAAATACGCATGCACCGAACATTTGTATTTCTTGCGTTTTCTTTTACTTCGATTTTTCTGTTTTCCTATTTACTCTATCATTTTTCCACGCCATCAACCAGGTATGGCGGTGAAGGTTTACTTAGGGCTGCTTATTTTTTCATTTTAGTCACACATGTTTTTTTAGCTGCCCTGATTGTGCCACTTTCACTATTGACAATGGCATTCGGATTAAACAATCAGCTAATCCGGCATCGCAAAATTGCCCGATGGACCATGCCGATCTGGTTGTACGTCAGCGCTACCGGGGTAATTGTATACTTACTTATTTCGCCTTATTACCATCATTTAACAGGATAGCAATGCCATGGATTTCACATAGAAGCTATCGGTGAATTTGGTTCACTCTTTTTATCACACATTTCTAACATATCAAATCAATTTTTATGAAAAAGAATCTGTTACATGGAATGATAATTCCAGCTATTATATTTTCTTCCTGTACATCGGGGAATCAGCAGGCGCAGAACACGACTGCACCTGAAGTACCGGTGACCATCGTAAACCAGACCGATGCGGTGGTCTATAATGAATATCCGGCGAAATTGGAAGGCCAGACCGATGTGGAGATTCGTTCGCAGGTCAACGGCCTTCTGGAAAAAATATTCGTAGAAGAAGGAACATATGTCGAAAAAGGAACACCACTGTTCCAGATTGATGCACGCCCTTTCCAGGAAGCATATAACAACGCCCAAGCCGAATCATTAGCGGCGAAGGCAGACGTGGCAACGGCAAGAATTGAGGTGGAAAAGCTTACGGCACTTGTACAAAATAAAGTGGTCTCTACTTATCAATTGCAAACCGCGCAGGCAGCATATGATGCTGCGGCGGCGCGTGAAAGGCAAGCGCTAGCAAAAGCCGGAAATGCCAAAATCACACTGGGCTTCGCAACCATTAAAGCTCCGGTGAGCGGTTATATTGGTCGCCTCGGGAAGAAAACCGGCAGCCTGGTGGCTCCGTCGGACGCACAACCGTTATCTTACTTGTCTGATAACAGGGAAGTGCATGCTTACTTTTCTGTTGGTGAAGCTGATTTTGTCGCCTTTAAGGATGGTTTGAAGGGTACTTCTATTGCTGAGAAATTAAAAAACGCCTCAGCAGTGACCATGGTACTTTCCGGCGGTACAGCTTATCCGCAAACCGGTAAACTGGATATGGTGGATGCCGCATTCGATAAATCCACTGGTGCAATTACTCTACGGGCAACGTTTCCGAACAAAGACGGTTTGCTTCGTTCCGGGAACTCAGGCAGAATTAAACTGGGACTTAAACAGACTGACGTTATTGCAGTGCCACAGGCAACTACTTTTGAACTGCAGGACAAAACCTTTGCGTTTATAGTAGATCAAAGCAACCAGATCCGTCAAGTCGCCTTAACCATTTCGGGTTCAACTGATAATATGTATTACATCTCCGGCGGTCTGAAAACAGGTGACCGTTTGGTATTGAAAGGCCAGGAATCCCTCAAAGATGGCATGCCTGTTAAAGCTGAAATATCTAACGCAAAAATGGCCAGCAACTAACACCCTCAAATTATTACACCATGTTAAAAGTTTTTATCGATAAGCCGGTTATCGCCACGGTGGTCTCCATCATGCTGGTAATTCTCGGTGCGGTAGGCCTTATGGGGCTACCCATTCAACAATTCCCTGATATAGCTCCCCCTGTGGTACAGGTGTCAGCTAACTATCCCGGTGCAAATGCAGAAACGATGGTACGCGCGGTAGCGCCGCCATTGGAGGAAGCAATCAACGGGGTTGAAAATATGACCTATATGAGTTCCACCTCGAGCAACGATGGAACATTAACGATTTCAGTTTACTTTAAATTAGGAACTGATCCGGATCAGGCAGCGGTAAATGTACAGAACCGGGTATCATCGGCAACCGGGCTTTTACCGCCGGAGGTGGTTCAGGCAGGTATCACCACGCAAAAAGTCCAGAATTCGCTTATTATGGCCATTAACCTGATGAGTGATAGGCCTAAACTGTATGATGCAACTTATCTGACCAACTACGCACAAATCAATATCATTCCCGAACTTAAACGTATTCAAGGCGTTGGCCAGGTGACTTTTTATGGCAGCAACAAAGATTACTCCATGCGTATATGGCTTAATCCGGCACAAATGGCCGCTTACAACATTACTCCAACGGAGGTGATGGCAGCCGTCAAAAGCAAAAATCAGGAAGCAGCCCCCGGAAGATTTGGTGAGTCAAGCAACCGTTCTTTTGAGTATGTACTTAAGTATCCCGGAAAATATACTAAGCCGGAGGATTATGGAAATATGATCATCAGGGCGAATGCTGATGGCAGTATGTTAAAGCTCAAAGATGTTGCAAAGGTTGAACTGGGTAGCTATACTTACAGTTTGCTCAATACCGTAAACGACAAACAAAGTGTTCTTTTCCAAGTCATCCAATTGCCCGGCTCTAATTCAAGGGATATACAGACCAAGGTAGCTGAGTTTCTAAAAAAAGCGGAGAAGGATTTTCCACCCGGAATTAAACAGCAGATACTTTACAATACCAAGGATATGCTGGATCAATCCATTGACCAGGTGGAGCATACTTTAATTGAAGCCTTCATCCTCGTTTTTATTGTGGTTTATCTATTCCTGCAGGATTTTCGTTCCACATTGATTCCTGCGATAGCGGTACCTGTGGCCCTTATCGGTACTTTCTTTTTTATGTCTGTCTTTGGGTTTTCCATCAATCTGCTGACCTTATTTGCGCTTGTACTCGCCATCGGAATTGTGGTGGATGATGCTATCGTGGTCGTGGAAGCCGTACATTCCAAATTAGAGCATCGGAACATGACACCAAAGAAAGCCACGATGGCTGCCATGCATGAGATCACCGGAGCGATCATTTCCATCACACTGGTCATGGCTGCTGTATTTCTTCCGGCCGGTTTCATGAAAGGTTCAGCTGGTGTGTTTTACCGTCAGTTCGCGTTTACCCTTGCCATTGCTATTGCCATATCTGCCCTGAATGCGCTAACCCTTAGCCCGGCTTTATGTGCCTTATTATTGAAAGATGTGAATCATGATCACCGCGAAAAGCCAACAACTTTCAAACAGCGATTTTTCTTTGCTTTTAATAAAGGATTTGAGACCGTGACCGGTAAGTATGTCGGAGCTGTAAAAAAAATGATCCAGTTCAAATGGCTCAGTATGGGTGGACTGGTGTTGATTGTTCTGGTTACCGGATGGCTTATTCGACGGACGCCGACCGGCTTTATTCCATCCGAGGATTTAGGCTTTATCGCCATCTCGGTGAATCTTCCGCCAGGATCTTCTATGAACAGAACACAGGCATTTCTGGATGAAGCGGCTAACAAAGTAAGAGATATGAAAGCAAAATTTGCTTTCAATGAAGTAGCAGGTTTCAATGTATTGACCAGTTCAACGAGCCCATCTTCCGGTGTAGCGTTTTTCAGGATGAAAAAAGATGGTGAACGCGGTGATATGAATGATGTTGGGGCGAATATAGCTGAACTGCAAAAGCGCCTCAATACGATAAAGGGTGCCCAATGCTTCGTGTTTTCTTTTCCGACTGTACCAGGGTTCAGCAATGTAGATGCGCTTGATTTTGTGCTGGAGGATAAGGCAGGCGGAAAGCTGGATAAATTTGGTGGAATCGCAAACCGCTTTATTGCCGAATTGATGAAGCGCAAGGAAATCGCTGTTGCGTTCACGACATTTCGTGCTGATTACCCTCAATATGAAATGGTCCTGGATCATGAAAAGATCGAGCAGCTGGAGGTTGACGAAAAGGATGTACTAAGCACCATGCAGGCCTATTTCGGTAGTGCGCAGGTTTCCGATTTTAACCGTTTCGGTAAGTATTACCGGGTCATGGTGCAGGCGGAGCAGGAAGAACGTGCCGATCCAGCCTCTATGAATCAAATTTATGTAAAGAACAAGACGGGTGACATGGTACCTGTTAAAACGATGATCAGGTTAAGAAGAGTGTATGGCCCGGAAGCGATTACTCGTTACAACCTCTTTAATTCAATCGGTGTCAATGCGGTGCCAAAACCAGGCTATAGTACAGGAAGTGCTATCCAGGCCGTTCGCGAAGTAGCCGCAAGCCAGCTGCCCACAGGTTATTCATTCGAATTTTCCGGGATGACAAGGGAGGAAATTTCTTCCGGCGGCCAATCGGTGATCATTTTTGTTCTCTCTCTTTTATTCGTTTACTTCTTATTATGCGCCCAGTATAACAGCTATATTCTTCCACTGGCGGTAGTACTTTCCGTGCCGACCGGTATTATCGGAGTTTTTATAGCAATTGGGCTGACCGGCATCGATAATAATATTTATATCCAGGTAGCCCTTGTAATGCTGATCGGATTGCTGGCAAAAAATGCTATTCTAATCGTTGAATTTGCAGTGCAACGCAGACATGCCGGCCACACCCTGGTGGCATCGGCACTGGAAGCTGCCAAACTTCGGATTCGACCGATCATTATGACTTCCATTGCATTCGTGGCAGGTATTTCCCCCATGATGCGGGCTACCGGGCCATCTGCTATGGGTAATCATTCCATTAGCATCGGCGCGGCCGGGGGGATGTTAGGCGGAGTTGTCCTGGGTTTATTTATTATACCGGTTCTGTTTGTGGTTTTCCAGGCCCTGCATGAAAAAGTCTCAGGAAATAAAGTCCATTCGGAACCCGAGTCTAAACTGGTATTAGAAGCGGAAGCAGTCAATTAAAAAGCACTCAAATATTTAAAATATTCAATGAAAAACTATAATCGAATCATCTTTATTACCGGGTTGCTTTTTACGGTTGCAGGGTGCAAAATCTCTAAAGATGTACAGGCACCCAAACCGGAATTGCCGGTTACCTTTAATGGTGTGGCAGTGAAAGACACCATAGGTATAGCTGCGCTGCCATGGAAAAGCTTTTTCCATGACGAAGTATTACAGCGGCTGATCGATAGTGCCCTTGTAAAAAACTTTGACATGCGTATCGCGTTAAAAAACATAGAAGAAGCGCAGCAGGTTGTCAGACAATCCAAGTGGAACAATGTACCTACTGTGAACTTCAATGCGACGGCCAGCACCAGTATTCCTTCAAAATACAGTCTCAATGGTTTGACCGCCAGCCAGTTTTTAGGTTCCAATCATATAGAGGATTATGCTGCCGGAGCAAACCTTTCCTGGGAAGCTGATATCTGGGGAAGGATTCGTAATACCAATAAAGCGGCGCTTGCTGTTTATCTGCAAAGCAATGAAGCAAGGAAAACCTTGCAGACTGATCTTGTTGCCAACGTGTCCAAAGGTTATTTCAATCTCCTCATGCTGGACGAACAGCTTCGGGTCGCGCAGCGTAATATGGCCTTAAGTGACAGTACATTGCACATCGTAGGTGTGCAATACAATTTCGGGCAGGTTACCTCCCTCGCTGTTCAGCAAGCGCAGGCACAGCAGCTGACAGCGGCAGAACTTGTTCCGCAATTGGAACAGGAGATCGCATTACAGGAAAATGCACTGCAGATCCTTGCGGGCCAACTGCCGGGCACTGTCCAACGACACGCCATCCTTGATGAAATCAGGTTCCCTATAGAACTTTCAACAGGCATTCCCTCGGTTATGGTCCGTCAAAGACCGGATGTCAAAAGCCGTGAGTTAGACTTAATCATCGCTAACGCGAAAGTAAGTATCAATAAGGCTCAAATGTATCCTGAACTTCGGATTACGGCCAGCGGAGGTGTCAATGCGCTGAAAGCCAGCGACTGGTTCAATATTCCCGGCTCACTCTTTGGCATAGTCGGCGCGAGTGTCCTTCAGCCATTGCTGCAGCATAAGGAATTAAGTACCCAGTATAAATTAGCCGGTATCGAGCGGGAGAAAACCGTTATACTTTTTCGGCAAACCGTATTAAAAGCAGTTGGTGAGGTATCAGACGCGATGGTAAAGATCGAGAAATTAAAAGATCAGGACCTTATCGTAGCTAAACGGGTTGAAACACTTCAGCAGGCGACTGCAAATGCCCATTCACTTTTCAAAAACGGCATGGCGAACTACCTGGAGGTAATCACAGCACAAGGAAACGTGCTGCAAAGCGAGCTTGAATTAGCATCCGTAAAACGGCAGGAACTATCCGCAATTGCTGATCTGTACCGCAGCCTGGGTGGCGGGACTAATTGATTGAAGATTACTTATAAAGTGAATATGAAAATGATTTATCATTCGTGGTGGAAGGCGATGGCGCTGTTGCTGGTGTTTTCCTCAATTTTTACAGGTTTGCTGCTGCCGGTGCCGCGTCTGGCCATATTACATGAAACCATACGCAATTTATATTTCCATGTCCCCATGTGGATGGGCATGCTAACTGTTTTTATCATATCGGTTATCTGTAGCATCAATTATTTGCGAACCGGTAAACAGGAATATGACCTGGCTTCTACTGAATGTGTAAAAACGGGCTTGTTTTTCTATGTGATGGGATTGATCACCGGAATGATTTGGGCGAAGTTTACCTGGGGTGATTATTGGAGTAATGATCCTAAGCAAAACAGCGCAGCGATCGGTTGTCTGCTTTATTGCGCCTATCTGATCCTTAGAAATTCCATTGAGGAAGAACAGAAACGCGGGAAGATAGCAGCCATTTATAACATTTTCGCATTTCCAATAATGGTGGTTTTAATATTTATTCTACCACGAATGACTGATTCGCTGCATCCGGGCAGCGGGGGGAATCCCGCTTTTGGGAAATATGATCTGGACAATGGCATGAAGGTCGCGTTTTACCCGGCCATGTTGGGATGGAGTTTGGTCGCCGTCTGGATCGCTACCCTCCGTTACCGGATGCAGCTGATCGATTATAACCAAAATCAAATTTCTTAATAATTGGCAGGCCTGCGATGTTAACGCTATAGGCCATTTTACGAATAACCATGAAAAAAATCACTACCCTGTTCTTATTGCTTTTGAGTGCGATTACCGCCTTTGGACAGAGCAGACAAGAGATCGATATGGCAGATGCCATGCGAAAAAATGGTAAAATATGGGTCGTTGTAGCAACTATAGCCATATCGTTTGCCGGCCTGGCCATATATCTGATACGGATTGACAGGAAGCTGAAGCGTATGGAAAGGGTACAAAACGATAATGAACAGCATAAATCAATTAACTATAAAATCAAAGTCTTATGATACAAGATGAATTAAGAAAACAAACAACCTCAGCGCATCAGCAATTAGAAAAACTGGTAGTCGCCCGGTTAAAAGCTATTCGCAGCAACCAGGATTACGCCAATCTTCTGAAAATATTTTATGCCTATTTTAATCGCCTGGAGGAAGCGATCAAGCCATACATTTCCGCTGAAGTTCTGCCAGACTATGCAGATCGGAGAAACGCGGTCAGCCTTGCCAATGATATTGTTTCCCTTGGATCAGCAATAACAAAGTTGCCGAAGGTGACTATCCCTGTAATTGACAGCACGATTAAAGCCCTCGGTGCATTATATGTAATGGAAGGTTCTGTAATGGGTGGTACAATTATTATCCAGATGCTCGCGAAGCACGGGGTTACAGAAGGTGTTTCATTTTTTAGTGGGTATGGTTCGGAAACCGGTGCTAAATGGGCATCCTTTGCATCAGTACTCGACCGTTATATTCATGAGGATTTCGGGCAGGAAGCTATTGAGTCGGCAAACCAAACTTTCTCAAATTTTGCAAATGTTTTCCTGCAATACGAAAACAGGAACTTACAACTAGGATAGTCCCATCTTTCCTCACCCTCAAATTGGTAAATTAATGGAATTGTTAATCCTAAAACGAACATAAAACCTATGACCAGACTAACTTATCGGGTTGAGGAATTAAGTGCAACCAGTGGTTCTATCATTTTTGAATGGAAAAAGATTCATCTGTCTATTCCCGTTTACACTATCAAATATCGACCTTAAAATGGACATAGACTAAAATACCCAGCACTTCCATTATCTAATTAACATTACTGATTTAAATTTAGAATACAATGAAAACAAAAGTAAGCTTAGATGAAAACTCCAAATCTAGAAGAACTTTTTTAACAAATATGACAGCAGCCATTACAGCAATTTCGCTATCTCCAATTTCGTCCTTTTCCCAATCTTTAAATTTGCCAAATAGAAACGCACAGAATGGAAAGTTGACGCTAGGGATGGTAGTTTTCGAGGGATTCGAGTTACTAGACGCTTTCGGACCACTTCAAATGTTCGGTATCCTACGGGATAAAGTATCGATTGTCATTATTGGAGAAAAAGGAGAAACCGTTAAAAGCAATGCCGGGCCTGTATTGAAACTAGATTATACTTTTTCAACCGCGCCTAAGATTGATATCGTAATGATTCCAGGGGGTATAGGAACACGGCGTGAGGTTAACAACGAAGCATTTTTAACTGCTTTTAAAGCACTTGCTGATGCAGCACCTAAAGTAGCAACTATTTGTACAGGTTCGGCAGTTCTTGCAAAAACCGGACTTTTAGACGGTCATAAAGCAACAACAAACAAACTTGCTTATGCTTGGGCGACCAGCCAGAGCGATAAAGTCGGTTGGATTCCAGAAGCAAGATGGGTAGAAGATGGCAAGTTCTTCACATCATCAGGGATATCAGCGGGCATTGATATGGCGCTCGGGCTTATTGCAAATATGTTTGGGAAAGACACCGCAGTTAGGGTCGCGAACGTAGCTGAATACGTATGGAATGATGATCCGCTTAACGATCCGTTCGCAAAAATGAATGGACTTATTAAATAAAAAACGTCAGCATTTTTTTCCCCTAGATAGTTTCTTATAGATTCTGCATTAAAGAAATTGAGCTTTTTCGCCGAATTCACTGATGACTTTGACGTAGCCTTTAAGCTGGTCATTGATACTGAATTTCTTACCAAATGGTAATGGTTAAATGCCTGGCACTCCTGAACTTTGAGCAAATTAAAAGTTATGAATAACAGAAAAGTTTTGCTTACCGGGGTGACAGGTTTTTTAGGCTCACACACGGCGATACAGCTATTAAATAAGGGGTACGAAGTAATTGGAACAGTACGGGCTAAGAATAGAATCAATTCTATCAGAAATGTGATTGCTGCCCATACCGACCAGAACCATAAACTCAGTTTTGTAGTAGCTGACTTAAGCGACAAGGAAATTTGGACAGAACTAACCCAAGGCGTGGAATTTGTACAGCATGTCGCGTCTCCATTTCCAAGGGAATTGCCTAAACATGAAGATGAGTTGATCGTTCCTGCTAAAAACGGAACATTAAATATTTTAAACGCCGCGGCAGCAAACAACGTCAAACGCGTGGTGATGACTTCATCGCTGGCAGCGATAGCATATGGGAAATCTAAAGAGGAATTTGATAAAGTATTTAATGAAAATGACTGGACGGATATAAACCAAAAAAAAGATATTACACCTTATTTAAAGAGTAAAACTATTGCTGAAAAAGCCGCCTGGGATATTATCCGAGATACCCCATCTACTTTAGAATTGGTAACCGTATGCCCCGGTGCTATACTCGGGCCTGTGATTGAGCAAGATTTTGGCACCTCCGCGAATATTGTCATTTCCTTATTAAATGGCAGTTATCCAGCAATACCGAAAATTGGGTTTGACATTGTTGATGTACGTTCCGTCGCTGATTTGCTGATCAGGGCAATGGAAATACCAAAAGCAGCTGGCAACAGGTATATCGCCGCATCAGAATATTTGACAATGAAAGAAGTTTCCGGCATATTAAAAGAGCACTATCCCGAACGAAAAATACCTACTGCAGAATTTCCTAATTTTGTAACCAGAGTGATTGCTATGTTTCGGCCTGAGCTAGAACCCGTATTGCTCGAAATGAAAAGGAGAAAAACAGATATAAGCAAGGCCATAAATGAACTGCAATGGCAGCCTATATCCGCGAGGGAAGCGGTAGTCGCCTGCGCAGAAAGCGTTTTAGAACATAAAATAGTGATCTAATGGAAAATTTAAAGTCAGCTTTAGCCTTTGGAGGCATTTTGGCCCGTGAGGACATAGATGCACTATCTTTAAATTTCAGGTATCGTAAAGTAAAAGCCGGCGAGTATGTACAGGAGCTTCACGAAGTAGCCTGTGATATCATCTTCATCAATAATGGCATTTTAAGAATTTTGGGTATAGATGCAGATGGGAACGACGTCACAAAGCATTTTGTGCGTGAAAATCAGTTTTTTGCTAATTTGGAAAGTTACTACACCAAACTGCCAGCCACTGAAGCCATACAATCGGTAATAGCCAGCGAGATTTATACCATTACCTTAATAACGTTCGAAAGACACCTCAAGGAAATTCCCAATTTGTTCATATTCTTCAAAAGCGTTAGCGAAGCTACGTTGCTAAACAAAATTAAAGACAACGACTTTTTGAATTTTGGTGATGCAAAAACGAAATACCTGGAATTAATGAAACGCTACCCCGTGCTAGTGCAGCAGGTTCCCCAGCAGTACATTGCATCTTATTTGAAAATTACCCCGCAGTCGTTGAGCCGTATCAGGAAAGAATTATCCCATAATTAAATATTTGCTCCTTAGAAATTACGGGCGGCATGCTTAATCATTGCCTTTAATTTCAATTTTTTAGATTTATGGGGGTTAGGCTAATAAATTGTCTTTATGATCCTTTCAGTTCCCACTAGCAAATCCTCTATTTCAGAAGCGCTGGGCGCCTTTTTTGTGTTTTTAACACAAAGATCGCGCAGGTCTATAAGGTATTGAATTTGCCTTCCTGTTCCAAAATCATATACCTCAGCTTTTTGTAATAATTCATTATAATCCTTCAATACCGGGTTTTTCTTAGGCAACTTAAGATCATACTTGGCCCGAAGGGTTTCAAAGTGCTGTTGAATAATAGCGCTGCAAACACCACCGGCAGAACGGGCGAGTCCGTTTTTGGCAAGTTCATTTGCCGCGACAAGCATCTTATCAAGCAAATCAGCTTGTAATATTTCGCTTATTTCCGTTATTGTACTTTCCAGGCGAACAGTTACCGAATCGAAAATATTGAGCTGTTGCTGAACTAAAGGAATTACATCGACTGGCCCGACAATTACTTTTTTATCAAATCCGGATGTAACAAACGTATTTCTAAGATAATCCTCTATGGTATAATTTTCCTTTTTTATTTCCTTACGGGTCTTAGGTACTTCATACAGTGCCATAAAATCATTAAGCCGAAGCGGTAGAAATCACCTGATGACGATTTGGGCTTCTGAATACCAGGCCTGATAGGTATTACTAAAAATGGGCAATGATTTTTTGAAAGTCTCAAAATCCTTTTTCAAGTTATTTGTAAAATGAGCTTCCATTTGCTCAGGATAAACTTCAACCTGAATGGCATTAACAAGATTCACTCCCTGATTACGAAGTCTTTTAATATCGATAGCAAGTTGTTCCGTTTGTTTCATAGGCAGCTAATTTAGCGAGGTATATAATCAACACCAATGAAATTTTATCGTTTGAATGCTATTAGAGAGATTACTGCTGTAAATCAAGAGCATATTTTTTCCAAAAATGTCATGAAGATATTTTCGTACTGAAACGCTGGATCAATATTTCAAATCCATACCTCATGAAAATTACACAAATGGCCTAAACTGTATAATTTATGTCCTTTGAGACAGCCGCAATAAGTACTAAGTTTGAGTTATGAATCAAGACATTGCATATCCAGGCAAAAAGCGTGTCATCATTATAGCCATGACGGGCAACATGTTACTTAATTTTTCGGGTCCGACGGACGTATTTATCACCGCTGATACATATTTGCAAAATTGTGGTATTAGTAATGGTTATGATGTTAAAGTAGTTGCCCCCACTTCAAACAAAAAAGTAGATACAGCTGCCGGGGTTAGCATTAATTGTGAAAGCTGGATAGCAGATATTCAAGGGTGTATTGACACCCTGATCATAGCAGGAAATGATTCCAGAGAGGCAAGCCAGATGGGCCTGATTGAGTTTTATAATTGGTTATCTACCAGAAATGAACAAAA
This window contains:
- a CDS encoding TolC family protein yields the protein MKNYNRIIFITGLLFTVAGCKISKDVQAPKPELPVTFNGVAVKDTIGIAALPWKSFFHDEVLQRLIDSALVKNFDMRIALKNIEEAQQVVRQSKWNNVPTVNFNATASTSIPSKYSLNGLTASQFLGSNHIEDYAAGANLSWEADIWGRIRNTNKAALAVYLQSNEARKTLQTDLVANVSKGYFNLLMLDEQLRVAQRNMALSDSTLHIVGVQYNFGQVTSLAVQQAQAQQLTAAELVPQLEQEIALQENALQILAGQLPGTVQRHAILDEIRFPIELSTGIPSVMVRQRPDVKSRELDLIIANAKVSINKAQMYPELRITASGGVNALKASDWFNIPGSLFGIVGASVLQPLLQHKELSTQYKLAGIEREKTVILFRQTVLKAVGEVSDAMVKIEKLKDQDLIVAKRVETLQQATANAHSLFKNGMANYLEVITAQGNVLQSELELASVKRQELSAIADLYRSLGGGTN
- the ccsA gene encoding cytochrome c biogenesis protein CcsA, producing the protein MKMIYHSWWKAMALLLVFSSIFTGLLLPVPRLAILHETIRNLYFHVPMWMGMLTVFIISVICSINYLRTGKQEYDLASTECVKTGLFFYVMGLITGMIWAKFTWGDYWSNDPKQNSAAIGCLLYCAYLILRNSIEEEQKRGKIAAIYNIFAFPIMVVLIFILPRMTDSLHPGSGGNPAFGKYDLDNGMKVAFYPAMLGWSLVAVWIATLRYRMQLIDYNQNQIS
- a CDS encoding CcmD family protein, whose amino-acid sequence is MKKITTLFLLLLSAITAFGQSRQEIDMADAMRKNGKIWVVVATIAISFAGLAIYLIRIDRKLKRMERVQNDNEQHKSINYKIKVL
- a CDS encoding biliverdin-producing heme oxygenase, whose protein sequence is MIQDELRKQTTSAHQQLEKLVVARLKAIRSNQDYANLLKIFYAYFNRLEEAIKPYISAEVLPDYADRRNAVSLANDIVSLGSAITKLPKVTIPVIDSTIKALGALYVMEGSVMGGTIIIQMLAKHGVTEGVSFFSGYGSETGAKWASFASVLDRYIHEDFGQEAIESANQTFSNFANVFLQYENRNLQLG
- a CDS encoding DJ-1/PfpI family protein; the protein is MKTKVSLDENSKSRRTFLTNMTAAITAISLSPISSFSQSLNLPNRNAQNGKLTLGMVVFEGFELLDAFGPLQMFGILRDKVSIVIIGEKGETVKSNAGPVLKLDYTFSTAPKIDIVMIPGGIGTRREVNNEAFLTAFKALADAAPKVATICTGSAVLAKTGLLDGHKATTNKLAYAWATSQSDKVGWIPEARWVEDGKFFTSSGISAGIDMALGLIANMFGKDTAVRVANVAEYVWNDDPLNDPFAKMNGLIK
- a CDS encoding NAD-dependent epimerase/dehydratase family protein, which translates into the protein MNNRKVLLTGVTGFLGSHTAIQLLNKGYEVIGTVRAKNRINSIRNVIAAHTDQNHKLSFVVADLSDKEIWTELTQGVEFVQHVASPFPRELPKHEDELIVPAKNGTLNILNAAAANNVKRVVMTSSLAAIAYGKSKEEFDKVFNENDWTDINQKKDITPYLKSKTIAEKAAWDIIRDTPSTLELVTVCPGAILGPVIEQDFGTSANIVISLLNGSYPAIPKIGFDIVDVRSVADLLIRAMEIPKAAGNRYIAASEYLTMKEVSGILKEHYPERKIPTAEFPNFVTRVIAMFRPELEPVLLEMKRRKTDISKAINELQWQPISAREAVVACAESVLEHKIVI
- a CDS encoding Crp/Fnr family transcriptional regulator — encoded protein: MENLKSALAFGGILAREDIDALSLNFRYRKVKAGEYVQELHEVACDIIFINNGILRILGIDADGNDVTKHFVRENQFFANLESYYTKLPATEAIQSVIASEIYTITLITFERHLKEIPNLFIFFKSVSEATLLNKIKDNDFLNFGDAKTKYLELMKRYPVLVQQVPQQYIASYLKITPQSLSRIRKELSHN